In one Spongiibacter tropicus DSM 19543 genomic region, the following are encoded:
- a CDS encoding MarR family winged helix-turn-helix transcriptional regulator, translating to MALPASEVLKLDNQLCFPLYAASRLLTRLYKPHLDPLGLTYPQYIVLMILWEEAPCPVKAVSRRAILNTNTLTPLLKRLEQLGLIRRQRCEGDERQVMLALTESGLALRDQCACIPTALLEETALPVETLLSLRDSLNAVLPVLQQALEREQGAG from the coding sequence ATGGCACTGCCTGCCTCGGAAGTGCTGAAGCTCGATAATCAGCTATGTTTTCCGCTGTATGCCGCGTCGCGATTGCTCACACGCTTGTATAAACCTCATCTCGACCCGCTGGGCCTGACTTACCCGCAGTACATTGTGCTGATGATTCTGTGGGAAGAGGCGCCCTGTCCGGTGAAGGCGGTCAGTCGTCGGGCGATTCTCAATACCAACACCCTGACGCCCCTTCTCAAGCGTCTGGAGCAGTTGGGATTGATTCGTCGTCAGCGCTGTGAGGGCGATGAGCGACAGGTGATGCTGGCTCTGACGGAGAGTGGTCTGGCGCTGCGAGATCAGTGTGCCTGTATTCCCACCGCGTTGCTGGAAGAGACGGCGTTGCCGGTGGAGACGCTGCTGTCGTTGCGTGATTCACTGAACGCTGTTCTGCCGGTCTTGCAGCAGGCGCTGGAGCGAGAGCAGGGCGCTGGCTGA
- a CDS encoding glutathione peroxidase produces the protein MSQLYDFEINSLQGKPMSLADYAGKVVLVVNTASKCGLTPQYEGLQALYEQYRDRGLVIIGAPCNQFANQEPGDAGTIQGECLINYGVSFPITEKIEVNGKGTHPLFAYLKKAAPGTLTNAVKWNFTKFLVGKDGQPIKRYAPTTKPEQLAADIEAALSA, from the coding sequence ATGAGCCAGTTGTACGACTTTGAAATTAATAGCCTGCAGGGCAAACCCATGAGTCTGGCGGATTACGCTGGCAAGGTTGTGCTGGTGGTGAATACTGCCAGCAAGTGCGGCCTGACTCCGCAGTATGAGGGCTTGCAGGCGCTCTACGAGCAATACCGCGATCGCGGTCTGGTGATTATCGGCGCACCCTGTAATCAGTTTGCCAATCAGGAACCGGGCGATGCCGGAACGATTCAAGGCGAGTGCCTGATTAATTATGGTGTCAGCTTTCCCATTACTGAGAAAATTGAGGTTAACGGTAAAGGGACGCACCCGCTGTTTGCCTATTTGAAAAAGGCCGCACCGGGTACCTTGACCAATGCCGTGAAGTGGAACTTCACCAAGTTTTTGGTGGGTAAGGATGGGCAACCGATCAAGCGTTATGCGCCGACGACCAAGCCCGAACAGTTGGCGGCGGATATCGAGGCGGCGCTCAGCGCATGA
- a CDS encoding flagellar hook-length control protein FliK: MVIINPTISTQPAALTRPAGPAPVLPADRVLNAVVLGERAQHLYELSSGSLRMMAESQTPLREGEQLQLRVLGKDAQQRPQLEILQRGTQDISPQLRNRLPEQLSLNQLSASLNQIRQGENPTLRQLIAPLLSSLPRRQQLSDSAGLQKALHNSGQSLEAKLASGEAPKGDIKAALLKLLATVQAQSPPPPKAGLARSYGPSNTPSPSVHTAGSAPADIATPGTASTAKSASAPQPQAASTAPAYQAPPKPLGLPGELQPQGRLPPSPPEIESTLLSRLAHDVKGALARQDANQLLGLHSREHGGSYMIELPVRDRDGIDVWQFQFQPPRTERDHSHNERGSQHDTTQTGWTLSLSFDLPGLGAITARVTQQEKQLGIRFDAVQSDALELLRQHTPELHQRLAEKGIDVAGIDCRRRSAQALTESSYSLSALLRDQA, encoded by the coding sequence ATGGTTATTATCAACCCCACCATCAGCACCCAGCCCGCGGCGTTGACACGTCCAGCGGGGCCTGCGCCTGTGCTGCCGGCCGACCGGGTCCTTAATGCGGTGGTGTTAGGGGAGCGTGCTCAGCACCTCTATGAGCTGTCTTCCGGCTCATTGCGCATGATGGCGGAGAGTCAGACGCCACTGAGAGAAGGCGAGCAGTTGCAGCTGCGTGTTCTCGGCAAAGATGCACAACAGCGTCCACAACTGGAAATCCTCCAGCGCGGAACGCAGGATATTTCCCCTCAGCTGCGCAACCGCTTACCCGAGCAGCTCAGCCTCAATCAATTGTCGGCCAGCCTTAACCAGATTCGCCAGGGCGAGAATCCCACACTGCGGCAATTGATAGCGCCTCTGCTCAGCAGCCTGCCCCGCCGTCAGCAGCTCAGCGACAGCGCAGGTCTGCAAAAAGCCCTGCACAACAGCGGTCAATCGCTGGAGGCTAAACTGGCCAGCGGCGAGGCTCCCAAAGGTGATATTAAAGCGGCCTTGCTGAAGCTGCTGGCTACCGTGCAGGCGCAGTCTCCACCGCCACCCAAGGCGGGACTGGCGCGCAGCTATGGTCCATCAAATACCCCGTCACCCTCCGTACACACGGCAGGCTCTGCGCCTGCAGACATCGCAACACCCGGCACGGCGTCGACGGCCAAGTCCGCATCTGCACCACAGCCGCAAGCGGCGAGTACGGCTCCGGCCTACCAAGCACCACCCAAACCCTTGGGGTTGCCGGGCGAACTGCAGCCGCAAGGACGACTGCCGCCAAGCCCCCCAGAAATCGAGAGTACATTGCTCAGCCGTCTCGCCCACGATGTTAAGGGCGCCCTCGCCCGACAGGATGCCAACCAGCTACTGGGCTTGCACAGCCGCGAACATGGGGGCAGCTACATGATCGAGTTGCCCGTTCGCGACCGCGATGGCATTGATGTCTGGCAGTTCCAGTTTCAACCACCCCGCACCGAGCGCGATCATAGTCACAACGAACGCGGCTCCCAGCATGACACTACCCAGACCGGGTGGACGCTCTCTCTGAGTTTCGATCTGCCGGGATTGGGCGCGATTACGGCAAGAGTGACGCAACAGGAAAAACAGCTGGGTATCCGCTTCGATGCGGTGCAATCCGACGCTCTTGAACTGCTCCGGCAGCACACTCCAGAGCTACATCAACGCCTAGCGGAGAAGGGCATCGACGTTGCCGGTATCGACTGCCGACGTCGCAGTGCCCAAGCCTTAACGGAAAGCAGTTACTCGCTGTCGGCGCTGTTGAGGGATCAGGCATGA
- a CDS encoding EscU/YscU/HrcU family type III secretion system export apparatus switch protein, which produces MSTQHGSVAVSLHYDGENAPTVSAKGEGDIARRILEIASAHDIPIYQNAELLQFLSRVDLDAEIPPELYVAVAEIIAFAYRLKDRVPASYYYQNSGETVYSQDTAQSAADEDLLRKGEDNEGMNGD; this is translated from the coding sequence ATGAGCACGCAACACGGCAGCGTAGCGGTCTCTCTCCACTACGACGGCGAAAACGCCCCTACCGTCAGCGCCAAAGGGGAAGGCGATATTGCCCGGCGCATATTGGAAATTGCCAGCGCACACGATATTCCCATTTACCAGAATGCCGAGCTGCTGCAGTTTCTGAGCCGGGTTGATCTGGACGCCGAAATTCCGCCGGAGCTGTATGTGGCCGTGGCAGAGATTATTGCCTTTGCCTACCGTTTGAAAGACCGCGTACCGGCAAGCTACTACTATCAGAACAGCGGAGAAACCGTGTACAGCCAAGATACCGCACAGTCTGCCGCCGACGAAGATCTGCTCCGTAAGGGCGAAGACAACGAAGGCATGAATGGGGATTAA
- a CDS encoding DUF2802 domain-containing protein gives MAEQQGVVLAWFSQLDDLTILGILLSVAGLAMLLYLWQSRRSRAEMMVLAMEQKLAAQQAKLEAQSSALTVMGERVLALEEYLEMVGSRQQALDSEKRDLRFYQQAIRLADQGLGTEELVQRCGISRSEAELLAAVRSTH, from the coding sequence ATGGCAGAGCAGCAAGGTGTAGTTCTCGCATGGTTCAGTCAGTTAGATGATCTGACGATTCTGGGTATCTTACTCAGTGTTGCCGGGCTGGCGATGCTGTTGTACCTGTGGCAGAGCCGTCGTTCCCGAGCGGAAATGATGGTGCTGGCGATGGAGCAAAAGCTGGCGGCCCAGCAAGCTAAACTGGAAGCTCAAAGCAGTGCCTTAACGGTGATGGGCGAGCGGGTGCTGGCGCTGGAAGAGTATCTGGAAATGGTCGGTAGCCGCCAACAGGCTCTGGACAGTGAAAAACGCGATCTGCGCTTCTACCAACAGGCCATTCGTCTGGCGGATCAGGGCTTGGGTACCGAGGAATTGGTACAGCGCTGTGGTATCAGTCGCTCCGAGGCCGAACTGCTGGCAGCGGTGCGCAGCACGCATTAA
- a CDS encoding RNA polymerase sigma factor FliA, with the protein MSHAAYLDVQVGNRDELVTRHAPLVKRIAYHLLSRLPASVEVDDLIQAGMIGLLEAASNFRAGQGAGFETYASIRIRGAMIDQMRQGAWAPRSVSRQLRELAAAVNRVESRLGREAQAAEIAEEMGIDINDYYDLLSDTAAVRLVSLEQASDSGMEFSDEDDSADTPLRELEDEGLQRALATQIEALPEREKLVMALYYDQGLNLKEIGEVLEVSESRVCQIHSQAVLRLKGRLGDWLAA; encoded by the coding sequence GTGAGTCACGCTGCTTACCTCGATGTGCAGGTAGGCAACCGCGACGAGCTGGTGACGCGCCACGCGCCGCTGGTTAAACGCATTGCCTACCATTTACTCAGCCGCCTGCCTGCCAGTGTGGAGGTGGATGATCTGATTCAGGCCGGGATGATTGGCCTGTTGGAAGCGGCCAGTAATTTCCGTGCGGGGCAGGGTGCGGGGTTTGAAACGTATGCGAGCATTCGTATCCGTGGCGCGATGATTGACCAGATGCGTCAGGGCGCCTGGGCTCCCCGTTCGGTAAGTCGCCAGCTTCGGGAGTTGGCGGCGGCAGTCAATCGCGTCGAGTCCCGTTTGGGGCGCGAGGCGCAGGCCGCGGAAATTGCCGAGGAAATGGGCATTGATATCAATGACTACTACGATTTGCTGAGCGACACCGCGGCGGTGCGTCTGGTCAGCCTGGAGCAGGCCAGCGACAGCGGTATGGAGTTCAGCGACGAAGATGACAGCGCCGATACGCCGCTGCGGGAGTTGGAGGACGAAGGCCTTCAGCGTGCGCTGGCTACACAGATCGAGGCACTGCCTGAACGTGAGAAGCTGGTGATGGCGCTGTACTACGATCAGGGCTTGAACCTCAAGGAAATCGGCGAGGTGTTGGAAGTGAGCGAGTCGCGGGTTTGCCAGATTCACAGTCAGGCAGTATTGCGGCTGAAAGGGCGTTTAGGGGATTGGCTGGCTGCCTGA
- a CDS encoding MinD/ParA family protein, whose translation MNPVKVIAVSSGKGGVGKTNVSVNLACQLARRQKRVLLMDADLGLANVDIMLGLRPKWNLSHVLEGACDIQDILMPGPSGIDIIPAASGIKKMAELGSDQHGAIVRALSALNDDYDVMVVDTAAGISDSVITFSKASHYVMVVVTDELTSMADAYALIKVMSRDAGIKRFKVLRNMVDSQDQARDGFERLNEVAQRFLDVTLEYAGFIPRDRFLVKADARQQAVSELYPGADASLAFRKLAETVDKWPMPQGPSGHLEFFVDRLLQQESLKGVAV comes from the coding sequence ATGAACCCGGTAAAAGTGATCGCAGTGAGCAGTGGTAAAGGTGGCGTTGGCAAAACCAATGTTTCGGTGAATCTGGCCTGCCAGCTTGCTCGCCGCCAGAAGCGGGTATTGCTGATGGATGCCGACCTGGGTCTGGCCAATGTCGATATCATGTTGGGCTTGCGGCCCAAGTGGAACTTGTCTCATGTGCTGGAGGGCGCTTGCGATATCCAGGATATCCTGATGCCCGGTCCCAGTGGCATCGATATTATTCCCGCCGCGTCGGGGATCAAGAAAATGGCGGAGCTGGGCAGTGATCAGCACGGTGCCATTGTCCGCGCGCTGAGCGCGCTCAATGATGATTACGATGTGATGGTGGTGGATACCGCGGCCGGTATTTCCGACAGTGTGATTACCTTCAGTAAAGCCAGTCACTACGTCATGGTCGTTGTCACCGATGAGCTGACCTCGATGGCAGACGCCTATGCGCTGATCAAAGTGATGAGCCGTGATGCCGGTATTAAGCGTTTCAAAGTTCTGCGCAATATGGTCGACAGTCAGGATCAGGCCCGCGATGGTTTCGAGCGCTTGAACGAAGTCGCCCAGCGTTTCCTCGATGTTACGCTGGAGTATGCAGGCTTTATTCCCCGCGATCGCTTTCTGGTTAAAGCCGATGCCCGTCAGCAGGCAGTGAGCGAACTGTATCCGGGGGCGGATGCGTCGCTGGCGTTCCGAAAATTGGCGGAGACGGTGGATAAATGGCCAATGCCTCAGGGGCCGAGCGGTCACCTTGAATTCTTTGTTGATCGTCTTCTGCAACAGGAAAGTCTGAAAGGAGTTGCCGTGTGA
- the flhF gene encoding flagellar biosynthesis protein FlhF yields the protein MNVKKYRAADSEQAMRMIRAAHGPDAVILDCQSVPGGVELVVSWDEPEAEGEAVVAPVRQDAAQSRENTALEALLARREKRSETELSPVAEMPRQNFGKGPQLAWSENDELHEMKQELAAMKSMLMSQLKDHNWQQLSTEQPRHQGSNGLLEAMDIEPRIAEQLQRELPPEQSEAVQREALKILLSRRLPVAPPPSRGAICLLGPQGAGKTTTIAKLAAQHVMRHGRDNIALLTTDSARVGAQDQLRAYGRILQIPVHGAGTISEAARTFRLLEKKALVLVDTSGLSFRDREGLNEMEKLLSVMPGLQCYLTLPADVEAYVQSEIIDAYSRFDLQGAVISRIDEAMRLGGLLSNLIEHRLPAVWCANGPKVPQNLSPADATKLVSIAMRMARGFTPAPRVATPAPAQRLGVQA from the coding sequence ATGAACGTAAAGAAATATCGGGCAGCAGACAGTGAACAGGCGATGCGGATGATCCGCGCTGCCCACGGTCCAGATGCGGTGATTCTCGATTGCCAGTCTGTGCCCGGTGGTGTGGAGCTGGTGGTGAGCTGGGACGAACCAGAGGCAGAGGGCGAGGCCGTGGTAGCTCCCGTCCGTCAAGATGCCGCTCAGAGCCGCGAAAATACCGCGCTGGAGGCCTTGTTGGCCCGTCGTGAAAAACGTTCCGAGACTGAACTTTCACCGGTGGCGGAGATGCCACGCCAAAATTTTGGCAAAGGTCCTCAGCTCGCGTGGTCTGAAAATGACGAATTGCATGAGATGAAGCAGGAGCTGGCGGCAATGAAGTCCATGCTGATGTCACAGCTCAAGGATCACAACTGGCAGCAGCTCAGCACCGAGCAACCACGCCATCAGGGCAGTAATGGTCTGCTGGAAGCCATGGATATTGAGCCGCGGATTGCCGAGCAACTTCAGCGGGAATTGCCGCCGGAGCAAAGCGAGGCGGTGCAGCGGGAAGCCCTGAAAATTCTCCTGAGCCGACGCTTGCCGGTGGCGCCGCCGCCGAGCCGTGGCGCGATTTGTCTGCTTGGCCCCCAGGGGGCGGGGAAGACGACCACCATTGCCAAACTGGCTGCCCAGCATGTGATGCGTCACGGCCGCGACAATATCGCACTGCTGACCACGGACAGCGCGCGGGTGGGCGCTCAGGATCAACTGCGCGCTTACGGCCGCATTCTGCAGATTCCGGTTCACGGCGCCGGCACGATCAGTGAAGCGGCGCGGACCTTTCGCCTGCTGGAGAAAAAGGCGCTGGTACTGGTGGACACGTCGGGGCTGTCGTTTCGGGATCGCGAAGGCCTGAACGAAATGGAAAAACTGTTGAGCGTGATGCCGGGATTGCAGTGCTATCTGACCTTACCGGCCGATGTCGAAGCCTATGTGCAAAGTGAAATTATTGACGCCTACAGCCGCTTTGATTTGCAGGGCGCTGTGATCAGCCGTATCGATGAAGCCATGCGTCTGGGTGGTTTGCTGTCGAACCTGATTGAGCATCGCCTGCCCGCAGTGTGGTGTGCTAATGGCCCGAAGGTGCCGCAAAACCTGAGCCCTGCTGATGCCACGAAGCTGGTCAGTATTGCCATGCGTATGGCGCGCGGATTTACCCCGGCTCCCCGGGTAGCGACCCCTGCGCCTGCGCAGCGGTTGGGAGTACAGGCCTGA
- the flhA gene encoding flagellar biosynthesis protein FlhA: protein MATQTMTMPNWMRDVMGSGIGVLALMMACLAMLVIPMPPFLLDLLFTFNIALSLIIILAVIYVERPIDFSVFPTVLLLATLLRLALNVASTRVVLLEGHTGPGAAGKVIESFGEFVIGGNYVVGMVVFVILVVINFVVVTKGAGRVSEVTARFTLDAMPGKQMAIDSDLNAGILSQEEASRRREEVRTEADFYGSMDGASKFVRGDAVAGILILFINVIGGLGVGVGQHNLSFSQAMHNYTLLTIGDGLVAQLPSLLLSTAVAIIVTRISRPQNMGEQMVGQMAAKPEVLYLSAAVLGLIGIIPGMPNLVFLMLAAACGVGGWLISRHAKQPQLVDDDETAEADVPAAPESNELKWDEVTQLDVVSLEVGYRLIPLVDRNQGGELIGRITAVRKKLSKDLGFLVQSVHIRDNLELSPGSYRIQLLGDSVAQGEVQAGKELAINPGGAQGGLQGVPTKDPAFGMDAIWIDPSQRDQAQTLGYTVVDPCTVIATHLSQVIKQHAHELLGHEEVQQLLDRLASSDPKLVESLVPAQLPLSVVVKVLQNLLKENISIRSIRLIAESLAEQAPRCKNPDDLLEGVRVSLGRMIVQEINGLEEELPVVALDADLEQMLQDMVRGGNGAIGLEPGIAERIQRELAEFSNRQELAGQPAVVLVSPSIRAWLSRFTRRSVPNLHVLSYNEVPDSKEVRLLSTIGQQGRLT from the coding sequence ATGGCAACACAGACAATGACAATGCCGAACTGGATGCGGGATGTGATGGGCAGTGGCATCGGCGTACTGGCGCTGATGATGGCCTGTCTCGCGATGCTGGTCATCCCCATGCCGCCGTTTCTGCTTGATTTGCTGTTTACCTTCAACATCGCCTTATCGCTGATCATTATTCTGGCGGTGATCTACGTTGAGCGGCCCATCGACTTTTCGGTGTTTCCCACGGTTCTGCTGTTGGCAACGCTGCTGCGGCTGGCGCTGAACGTAGCCTCGACTCGCGTGGTATTGCTGGAAGGGCATACCGGCCCGGGTGCCGCGGGCAAGGTGATTGAATCCTTTGGCGAGTTTGTTATTGGCGGCAACTACGTGGTGGGCATGGTGGTGTTCGTCATTCTGGTGGTCATCAACTTTGTGGTGGTTACCAAGGGCGCAGGCCGGGTATCGGAAGTGACGGCGCGTTTTACTCTGGATGCCATGCCCGGCAAGCAGATGGCCATTGACTCGGATTTGAACGCCGGGATTCTGTCGCAGGAAGAGGCCAGCCGGCGCCGCGAGGAAGTGCGCACCGAGGCGGACTTCTACGGTTCGATGGACGGTGCCAGCAAGTTTGTGCGCGGCGATGCTGTTGCCGGGATCCTGATCCTGTTTATTAACGTTATCGGTGGTCTGGGTGTGGGTGTGGGACAGCACAACCTCAGTTTCTCTCAGGCCATGCACAACTACACTCTGCTGACTATCGGTGACGGTCTGGTGGCGCAACTTCCATCGCTGCTGCTGTCGACCGCGGTGGCGATTATCGTGACGCGGATTTCGCGCCCGCAGAATATGGGCGAGCAGATGGTCGGCCAGATGGCCGCCAAGCCGGAGGTCTTGTATCTGTCGGCGGCCGTGCTGGGATTGATCGGTATTATCCCCGGCATGCCCAACCTGGTGTTTTTGATGCTGGCGGCTGCCTGCGGCGTGGGTGGCTGGTTGATCTCTCGACATGCCAAACAACCGCAACTGGTTGATGACGATGAGACTGCCGAGGCGGATGTCCCTGCGGCCCCAGAGAGCAACGAGCTGAAGTGGGATGAGGTCACGCAGTTGGACGTGGTGAGCCTGGAAGTGGGCTACCGCCTGATTCCCCTGGTCGACCGCAATCAGGGAGGCGAGTTGATCGGCCGAATCACGGCGGTGCGCAAGAAGCTGTCAAAAGATCTGGGCTTTCTGGTTCAGTCCGTTCATATCCGCGACAACCTTGAATTGTCGCCCGGCAGCTACCGTATTCAGTTGCTGGGTGACAGCGTTGCCCAAGGTGAAGTGCAGGCCGGCAAGGAGTTGGCGATTAATCCCGGCGGCGCGCAGGGTGGCTTGCAGGGTGTGCCCACGAAAGATCCGGCGTTTGGCATGGATGCAATCTGGATCGATCCCAGTCAGCGTGATCAGGCGCAGACCCTCGGCTACACCGTGGTCGATCCCTGTACCGTTATTGCCACGCATCTCAGTCAGGTCATCAAACAGCACGCCCACGAACTGCTCGGCCACGAGGAAGTTCAGCAGTTGCTGGATCGCCTGGCCAGCTCCGACCCGAAATTGGTGGAGTCACTGGTGCCCGCACAACTGCCGTTGAGCGTGGTGGTGAAGGTTCTGCAGAACCTGCTGAAGGAAAATATCTCCATTCGCAGCATTCGTCTGATCGCCGAATCTTTGGCGGAACAGGCGCCGCGATGCAAAAATCCTGACGATCTTTTGGAGGGGGTTCGCGTTTCGCTGGGTCGAATGATTGTTCAGGAAATCAATGGCTTAGAGGAAGAATTGCCGGTCGTGGCACTCGATGCTGATCTGGAACAGATGTTGCAGGATATGGTTCGAGGCGGCAACGGCGCCATTGGATTGGAGCCGGGAATCGCCGAACGGATTCAGCGGGAGCTGGCAGAGTTCAGCAACCGCCAGGAATTGGCAGGGCAGCCGGCGGTGGTATTGGTTTCACCGTCGATTCGGGCCTGGTTGTCGCGCTTCACGCGGCGCAGTGTGCCCAATCTGCATGTCTTGTCCTACAACGAAGTGCCAGACAGTAAAGAGGTTCGTTTGCTGTCGACCATCGGCCAGCAGGGGCGGTTGACCTGA